In Candidatus Hydrogenedens sp., the DNA window GAAGAAATTGGGACAGGTGTCTGGGATAATGATACGTTCCTTTATCTCCAGGGATACATCTTTGATATAGATGAAAAGAAAAAAAGAGAGGAAAAAGAGAAAGAAAAAACAAACCGTGTAATTCTCGAACGGGAAATCATTTCATATATTCTCACACGTCCTGAAGTCGCCGAAGGCAACTTTAACGAATTAGCACGAATCACTACCGAAGAAATTGGTAAAAAATTAAAAATTCCACGCGTTAATATCTGGCTCTTCAATGAAAATGCTACAAAATTAATCTGCATTGACCATTATGAATATTCCATTAATATCCACTCCTCTGGATTCGTATTAACGGAAGAAGATTTTGCTAATGAGTTTAAAGAATTGAAAAATACAAAATACATAGACGCACATAATGCATTAGAAGACCCACGAACCTGTGGATATGGCAAAAATTACTTAATACCCCTCGATATTAAATCTATGTTAGATGTAGGTATTCGTGTCGGTGGAAAAAATGTTGGTCTTATCTGTTTTGAATACACAAATAACAAACATACATGGGACGATGATGAAATAAATTTCGCATGTCAGGTTGCTGACCAATTAGCATTAGCAATTATCAATCAAGAAAAAAGAAAAATAGAACAACAAAGAGATTTGCTCATCAAAACTATCGAATCTACCGATGAAGGGGTTATTATTACGGATTTGGAAGGCATCATTATTTATGCAAATCCCGCAGTAACTAAAATTTCTGGAATTGAACTAAACACTATTGTAAAAAAACATATATCAACTTTCTTCAGCGAATATTTTTATCAGGAAAAAATAATTAAAAAATTAAATATACTCAAATCTGGCAAGGTAATCCGGGGTGAATATGAGCTATCAAGGCAAGAGCATATCTTCTATACCGTAGAATATGCTATCTCTCCCCTATTCAGTGAAAATGGAGAATTATTTAACCTTGTAATTACTTTTAGAGATATTACCCAAGAATTAACTATTCTTAATGACTTAAAGCAGTCCCAAAAAATGGAAAGTATCGGACAATTGGCAGGTGGTGTTGCTCACGACCTTAACAATCACCTTCTCGTAATGATGGGCTATGCAGAATTAGCAGAGAGAGAATTACCTCCTGACTCACCTGTACTTACCTATATCAAAGAAATTGAATCCTCAAATCAAAAAGCAAGCACATTAGTCCGACAGCTATTAGCTTTTGCAAGAAAACAAATTCTTAAAAAAATGGTCATAAATATTAATGATATTGTTAAAAATATATTAGGTATGATACAACGACTTATTCAAGAAAATGTCGAGATTACGACTTTATATGACCCATCAATTCCTCAGATTGAAGCAGACCCCAATGCTATTGAAGTTATACTCATGAATCTTTGTACCAATGCCAATGATGCTATGCCAGATGGCGGAAAACTTATCATCGAAACTAAAAGTATCTACCTATCAGAAGAACAAACACGAGGTATCCCATGGGCAGACCCAGGAAAGTATGTCTTAATATCTGTTACAGATACAGGTGTGGGAATGGACAAAGATGTTTTGGAACATTGTTTCGACCCATTTTTCACGACTAAAGACCCAGGCAAAGGAACAGGATTAGGGCTATCTACCGTATACGGGCTGGTTCAACAACATCGTGGGATTATCCATGCCTATTCTGAAGAACATAAAGGAACAACTTTTAAAGTTTACCTACCAGCTGTTATGGATGAGATAGAAATCAAGAAAGGTGATAAAGAGGAAGAAAGTGAAGTTCCTCTTACTGGAAATGAGACCATTCTTTTAGCAGAAGATGACTCTGCTGTCCGTTCTGTGGCTACACGTATTCTTGAGCAGGCTGGTTATCGTGTTTTCTCCGCTGAAAATGGCGAAGAAGCTCTCAATATCTTTTTCAAACACATTCAGGAAATTGACCTCGCAATCTTAGATGTTATCATGCCCGTATTAGGTGGAAAAGAGGTTTATAATAGAATTAAAAACATCAAACCCCAATTACCCGTTATTCTATCCACAGGTTATACAGAAAATTCGATACACACAAACTTCATACTCGATGAAGGACTAAATTTGCTCAATAAACCCTTTGGAAGAAAAGATTTATTAAAAATGGTACGCAAAACTTTAGACCAAAAGAAAAGTTAGCACAGTATTACAAACATTACAAACACCTTTTACATTACTGAAATATGCAAACTCCTCCATTTTCAGGGTTCGACAGAAAAAGATATATCGATTGGCTACGAATTATTGCTGTACTGCTTCTAATTCCGTTTCATACCGCAATGGTCTTCTTTGAATATGAATCCTTTTATGTTAAAGGTTCAGAAACACATCCATTGATAAATATATTTGTCTTTCTTCTCTCTCCGTGGCATATGCCCCTTTTATTCCTATTAGCAGGTATGTCTTCCTACTACGCTACCTTAAAAAGGACTGACAAAGAATATTTTATTGAACGGACACGACGCCTTCTAATCCCTCTTATTTTCGGCATCTTCATTATTGTTCCACCACAACCTTATTTTGCCTACTTAAAACACGAACCAAATACTTCATTCCTACAATTTATTTCT includes these proteins:
- a CDS encoding PhnD/SsuA/transferrin family substrate-binding protein, with product MLTLLFNIFILTNTIFNNADTATLTTKKVITFGYQKFTEQLSNPDYIKPFTDYLSAELPEFEIKFLTLSDEQLLQIIPWGELDFIICNPYIFIYAENMANYSVISTISRKGPNKNIEHQAGVIFCKANRTDINDLEQLKGKSVSAPGKYFFSGWILPLYEFKVHGIDPYQDLSSLIFTGSHDAVVRSVLSDTTDAGCISAFYLQKFINDGIIQSKDIKILNPKDDRTITFPHSTDAYPESCCIVHNTVPEEVKKKVIIALIKISPDSIEAQCFDSAGWTTPQNYLGVKALISKLKLPPFDKAETETISYFLKQHPYLIASLLIIWTLLIISIISIISAYRNIKTNIKLESLLQQSKIAQKKLEESERRYRVLTEQFPGVVYICKNDENYTMFYITDGIFDLTGYSKEDLLTSRITYAQLIHPEDLDYVYNEINEKIAQRQTFHLFYRVLHHDGYFKWVEEIGTGVWDNDTFLYLQGYIFDIDEKKKREEKEKEKTNRVILEREIISYILTRPEVAEGNFNELARITTEEIGKKLKIPRVNIWLFNENATKLICIDHYEYSINIHSSGFVLTEEDFANEFKELKNTKYIDAHNALEDPRTCGYGKNYLIPLDIKSMLDVGIRVGGKNVGLICFEYTNNKHTWDDDEINFACQVADQLALAIINQEKRKIEQQRDLLIKTIESTDEGVIITDLEGIIIYANPAVTKISGIELNTIVKKHISTFFSEYFYQEKIIKKLNILKSGKVIRGEYELSRQEHIFYTVEYAISPLFSENGELFNLVITFRDITQELTILNDLKQSQKMESIGQLAGGVAHDLNNHLLVMMGYAELAERELPPDSPVLTYIKEIESSNQKASTLVRQLLAFARKQILKKMVININDIVKNILGMIQRLIQENVEITTLYDPSIPQIEADPNAIEVILMNLCTNANDAMPDGGKLIIETKSIYLSEEQTRGIPWADPGKYVLISVTDTGVGMDKDVLEHCFDPFFTTKDPGKGTGLGLSTVYGLVQQHRGIIHAYSEEHKGTTFKVYLPAVMDEIEIKKGDKEEESEVPLTGNETILLAEDDSAVRSVATRILEQAGYRVFSAENGEEALNIFFKHIQEIDLAILDVIMPVLGGKEVYNRIKNIKPQLPVILSTGYTENSIHTNFILDEGLNLLNKPFGRKDLLKMVRKTLDQKKS